Proteins found in one Litorihabitans aurantiacus genomic segment:
- the nuoH gene encoding NADH-quinone oxidoreductase subunit NuoH — MNHGVVADFSQDTWWIWVIKAVAILVFLLTSVLIAIWAERRVLARMQIRPGPNVHGPLGLLQSLADAMKLLLKEDLTVKAADKFVYLLAPLITVFASLLVFAVIPFGPEVSMFGVVTPLQLTDLPVSVLYILAVTSFGVYGIMLGGWASGSTYPLLGSVRGTAQVISYELAMGLSLVSVFIVAGSMSTSAIVESQRGFWWAIALLPAFLVYLVSMVGETNRLPFDLPEAEGELVAGHMTEYSSMKFAWFFLAEYINMFNVAAVATTLFLGGWRAPWPLTLIQDEAGVEILNTGWWPVLWFVAKVWLVMFLFFWLRGTLLRFRYDQFMNIGWKILIPVALVWLVAVAGVQAVRQFAEIDLRTMLMWIGIPLVVVLAVLLLWPEKKAPPEREGEGGRAGGDREPEVIDAMADGFPVPPLPGQVLPPSPRRASVSVPVVAGRTDAVTDDVTAKETGDA; from the coding sequence ATGAACCACGGGGTCGTCGCCGACTTCAGCCAGGACACCTGGTGGATCTGGGTGATCAAGGCCGTCGCCATCCTGGTCTTCCTGCTGACCAGCGTGCTGATCGCGATCTGGGCCGAGCGCCGCGTGCTCGCGCGCATGCAGATCCGTCCCGGCCCGAACGTGCACGGACCGCTCGGGCTGCTGCAGTCGCTCGCGGACGCGATGAAGCTCCTGCTCAAGGAGGACCTGACGGTCAAGGCGGCCGACAAGTTCGTCTACCTGCTGGCGCCGCTGATCACGGTGTTCGCGTCGCTGCTGGTGTTCGCCGTCATCCCCTTCGGGCCCGAGGTGAGCATGTTCGGCGTCGTGACGCCGCTGCAGCTCACCGATCTCCCGGTCTCGGTGCTCTACATCCTCGCGGTCACCTCGTTCGGCGTGTACGGGATCATGCTCGGCGGCTGGGCCTCGGGCTCCACCTACCCGCTGCTGGGCTCCGTCCGCGGCACCGCCCAGGTGATCTCCTACGAGCTCGCGATGGGGCTGTCGCTCGTCAGCGTGTTCATCGTCGCCGGCTCGATGTCGACCTCCGCGATCGTGGAGAGCCAGCGCGGCTTCTGGTGGGCGATCGCGCTGCTGCCCGCGTTCCTCGTCTACCTCGTCTCGATGGTGGGGGAGACCAACCGCCTGCCGTTCGACCTGCCCGAGGCCGAGGGCGAGCTCGTCGCCGGTCACATGACCGAGTATTCCTCGATGAAGTTCGCCTGGTTCTTCCTGGCGGAGTACATCAACATGTTCAACGTCGCGGCCGTCGCGACCACGCTCTTCCTCGGCGGCTGGCGCGCGCCCTGGCCGCTCACCCTGATCCAGGACGAGGCCGGGGTCGAGATCCTCAACACCGGCTGGTGGCCCGTGCTGTGGTTCGTGGCCAAGGTCTGGCTCGTGATGTTCCTGTTCTTCTGGCTGCGCGGCACGCTGCTGCGCTTCCGCTACGACCAGTTCATGAACATCGGCTGGAAGATCCTCATTCCGGTCGCGCTCGTGTGGCTCGTCGCGGTGGCCGGCGTTCAGGCCGTGCGCCAGTTCGCCGAGATCGACCTGCGCACCATGCTGATGTGGATCGGGATCCCGCTGGTCGTGGTCCTGGCGGTGCTCCTGCTGTGGCCGGAGAAGAAGGCGCCACCCGAACGCGAGGGTGAGGGCGGCCGTGCAGGTGGGGACCGCGAGCCCGAGGTGATCGACGCCATGGCCGACGGCTTCCCCGTCCCGCCGCTGCCCGGCCAGGTGCTCCCGCCGTCGCCGCGGCGCGCGAGCGTCAGCGTCCCCGTCGTGGCGGGACGGACCGATGCAGTGACTGATGATGTGACCGCGAAGGAGACCGGCGATGCCTGA
- a CDS encoding NADH-quinone oxidoreductase subunit G has protein sequence MTVTQPGTQQSSSAKPPVPLVEVTIDGVVTEVPKGTLVIRAAEDVGIAIPRFCDHPLLKPAGACRQCLVDVAMPDREGNVRPMPKPQASCTLEVVPGMVVNTQLTSETADAAQRGVMEFLLINHPLDCPICDKGGECPLQNQAMSHGRASSRFVDVKRTYPKPLSVSTQVLLDRERCILCQRCTRFSDEIAGDPFIDLQMRGARQQIGAFDEQVLGFDGQAPVGAAETDVSGRPFASYFSGNTIQICPVGALTSAAYRFRARPFDLVSAPAVAEHDACGADIRVDHRRGVVLRRLAGDDPAVNEEWISDKDRFAFHWQSAPDRLVAPLVREPGESGDDTMVETSWADALDVAAGLLAARRGALAALPGGRGTHEDALAWSAFTRTVLGTNDVDFRARAYGDAAEEAVLGAHVAGTGIGVTYADLEHADVLLAGLEPEEEAATIFLRLRKGVLAGTARVRTVAPLRSGGASKLRAELLPAAPGTEAEVLDTITELGGEDRPGVVLVGERLAAAPGALAAAVALAGRTGAALAWVPRRAGDRAALEAGLLPHLLPGGRPVADPAARAEVAAAWGAGDLPQAPGRDLPGVLAALASGELAGVVIGGVDLDDLPDPAAARAALAAVRAAGGVVVSLEVRRSSVTPFADVVLPVAPPSEKSGTYLTWEGRPRPFAEVFTTSAMSDAAVLSLLAAEVGLHSGTGVGGAVEHRPTADLGAGALPAWRGDRLPTAEPVTGVHPPVLGAGRPGRAVLATWKLLLDGGRGQDAEPHLAGTARRAVAHLSPTTAAELGLAGADTVTVVGPHGEVTHPLAVTAMVDGVVWLPSSPRTGEGTGAASLTAVLGARSGETVEVRA, from the coding sequence ATGACGGTCACGCAACCAGGCACGCAGCAGTCGTCGAGCGCGAAGCCGCCCGTCCCGCTGGTCGAGGTGACGATCGACGGCGTCGTCACCGAGGTCCCGAAGGGAACCCTGGTCATCCGCGCGGCCGAGGACGTCGGCATCGCGATCCCGCGGTTCTGCGACCATCCGCTGCTCAAGCCCGCCGGCGCGTGCCGGCAGTGCCTCGTCGACGTCGCGATGCCCGATCGCGAGGGCAACGTGCGCCCCATGCCCAAGCCGCAGGCCTCGTGCACGCTCGAGGTCGTGCCCGGCATGGTCGTCAACACGCAGCTGACGAGCGAGACCGCGGACGCCGCGCAGCGCGGCGTGATGGAGTTCCTCCTCATCAACCACCCGCTCGACTGCCCCATCTGCGACAAGGGTGGCGAGTGCCCCCTGCAGAACCAGGCGATGAGCCACGGCCGCGCGAGCTCGCGGTTCGTCGACGTCAAGCGCACCTACCCCAAGCCCCTGAGCGTCTCCACCCAGGTGCTGCTCGACCGCGAGCGCTGCATCCTGTGCCAGCGCTGCACCCGGTTCTCCGACGAGATCGCCGGCGACCCGTTCATCGACCTGCAGATGCGCGGCGCGCGCCAGCAGATCGGCGCGTTCGACGAGCAGGTCCTCGGGTTCGACGGCCAGGCCCCGGTCGGCGCCGCCGAGACCGACGTGTCCGGCCGCCCGTTCGCCTCCTACTTCTCCGGCAACACGATCCAGATCTGCCCGGTCGGTGCGTTGACCTCGGCGGCCTACCGGTTCCGGGCCCGACCGTTCGACCTCGTCTCGGCCCCCGCGGTCGCGGAGCACGACGCGTGCGGCGCCGACATCCGCGTCGACCACCGCCGCGGCGTCGTGCTGCGCCGCCTCGCCGGGGACGACCCGGCGGTCAACGAGGAGTGGATCAGCGACAAGGACCGCTTCGCGTTCCACTGGCAGTCCGCGCCCGACCGGCTCGTGGCACCCCTGGTGCGGGAGCCGGGCGAGAGCGGCGACGACACGATGGTCGAGACGTCCTGGGCCGATGCGCTCGACGTCGCGGCCGGGCTCCTCGCCGCACGGCGGGGCGCGCTCGCCGCGCTCCCGGGCGGGCGCGGCACGCACGAGGACGCGCTCGCGTGGAGCGCGTTCACCCGCACCGTGCTCGGGACCAACGACGTCGACTTCCGCGCCCGCGCCTACGGCGACGCGGCCGAGGAGGCCGTCCTCGGCGCGCACGTCGCCGGCACCGGGATCGGGGTGACCTACGCGGACCTCGAGCACGCCGACGTCCTGCTCGCGGGCCTCGAGCCCGAGGAGGAGGCCGCGACGATCTTCCTGCGGCTGCGCAAGGGCGTGCTCGCCGGCACCGCACGCGTCCGGACGGTCGCACCGCTGCGCTCCGGCGGCGCGAGCAAGCTGCGCGCCGAGCTGCTCCCGGCGGCGCCCGGCACCGAGGCCGAGGTCCTGGACACGATCACCGAGCTCGGGGGCGAGGACCGGCCCGGCGTCGTGCTGGTGGGCGAGCGGCTCGCCGCCGCGCCCGGCGCGCTCGCCGCCGCCGTCGCGCTCGCCGGGCGCACCGGGGCCGCCCTCGCGTGGGTCCCGCGCCGGGCGGGCGACCGCGCCGCGCTGGAGGCGGGTCTCCTGCCGCACCTCCTGCCCGGCGGCCGACCGGTCGCCGACCCCGCAGCGCGTGCCGAGGTCGCCGCCGCGTGGGGCGCCGGCGACCTCCCGCAGGCCCCCGGCCGCGACCTGCCCGGCGTGCTCGCGGCCCTCGCCTCGGGCGAGCTGGCCGGAGTGGTGATCGGCGGCGTCGACCTCGACGACCTGCCGGACCCCGCCGCGGCCCGCGCCGCGCTGGCCGCGGTGCGCGCTGCCGGCGGCGTCGTCGTCTCCCTCGAGGTGCGCCGCTCGTCGGTCACGCCGTTCGCCGACGTCGTGCTCCCGGTCGCGCCGCCGAGCGAGAAGTCCGGCACCTACCTGACCTGGGAGGGGCGTCCCCGGCCGTTCGCGGAGGTGTTCACCACCTCGGCGATGTCCGACGCCGCGGTGCTGTCGCTCCTGGCCGCCGAGGTCGGGCTGCACTCCGGGACGGGAGTCGGTGGCGCCGTAGAGCACCGCCCGACGGCGGACCTCGGCGCGGGCGCCCTGCCCGCGTGGCGGGGCGATCGCCTCCCGACGGCGGAGCCGGTCACCGGTGTCCACCCACCGGTTCTGGGTGCAGGTCGCCCCGGCCGCGCCGTGCTCGCCACCTGGAAGCTCCTGCTCGACGGCGGGCGCGGCCAGGACGCCGAACCGCACCTGGCGGGCACGGCCCGCCGCGCCGTCGCCCACCTCTCGCCGACGACGGCGGCGGAGCTCGGCCTCGCCGGCGCCGACACCGTCACGGTGGTGGGCCCGCACGGTGAGGTAACCCACCCGCTCGCGGTCACCGCGATGGTCGACGGCGTCGTGTGGCTGCCGAGCTCGCCCCGGACCGGAGAGGGCACGGGTGCGGCGTCGCTGACGGCCGTCCTCGGAGCCCGCAGCGGCGAGACGGTGGAGGTCCGCGCATGA
- the nuoF gene encoding NADH-quinone oxidoreductase subunit NuoF, with protein MTTDTPSTHSTPTPDTLTPVLTDIWDAPRSWTLATYRDHRGYEALARANEIAPADLVELVKSSGLRGRGGAGFPTGLKWSFLPPPDGGPRYLVVNADESEPGTCKDVPLMMANPHVLIEGVAITARAIGCEHAFIYLRGEVVHVYRRLLAAVREATEAGLLGDLVVTVHAGAGAYICGEETALLDSLEGRRGQPRLKPPFPAVAGLYARPTVVNNVESVASVPGIVLGGAEWFAGLGTPKSAGHGIFSLSGHVTRPGQYEAPLGITLRELLELAGGVRAGHRLKFWTPGGSSTPLLTDEHLDVPLDYEGVAGAGSMLGTRALQIFDETVSVVRAITRWIDFYKHESCGKCTPCREGTFWLQQIMHRLEAGRGTPEDLQSLSDIAGNILGRSFCALGDAAATPIQSGLKYFRDEFEAGCHTPARELFPYGRSALHAPAHEEVPV; from the coding sequence ATGACGACCGACACCCCCAGCACGCACAGCACCCCCACCCCCGACACGCTCACCCCCGTCCTCACCGACATCTGGGACGCCCCGCGCTCCTGGACGCTGGCGACGTACCGCGACCACCGCGGCTACGAGGCCCTCGCGCGGGCGAACGAGATCGCGCCCGCGGACCTGGTGGAGCTCGTGAAGTCCTCCGGGCTGCGCGGCCGCGGCGGTGCCGGATTCCCCACGGGCCTGAAGTGGAGCTTCCTGCCGCCGCCCGACGGCGGCCCGCGCTACCTCGTCGTCAACGCCGACGAGTCCGAGCCGGGCACGTGCAAGGACGTCCCGCTGATGATGGCCAACCCGCACGTGCTGATCGAGGGCGTCGCGATCACGGCGCGCGCGATCGGGTGCGAGCACGCGTTCATCTACCTGCGCGGCGAGGTCGTGCACGTCTACCGCCGCCTGCTGGCCGCGGTCCGCGAGGCGACCGAGGCCGGCCTGCTGGGCGACCTCGTGGTCACGGTGCACGCCGGGGCCGGTGCCTACATCTGCGGCGAGGAGACGGCGCTGCTCGACTCGCTCGAGGGCCGCCGGGGCCAGCCGCGGCTCAAGCCGCCGTTCCCCGCCGTCGCGGGCCTGTACGCCCGCCCCACGGTCGTGAACAACGTCGAGTCCGTCGCCTCCGTCCCGGGCATCGTGCTCGGCGGGGCGGAGTGGTTCGCCGGTCTCGGCACCCCCAAGAGCGCGGGCCACGGCATCTTCTCGCTGTCGGGCCACGTCACGCGGCCCGGTCAGTACGAGGCGCCGCTCGGGATCACGCTGCGGGAGCTCCTCGAGCTCGCCGGCGGCGTGCGCGCCGGTCACCGCCTCAAGTTCTGGACGCCGGGCGGGTCCTCGACGCCGCTGCTCACCGACGAGCACCTCGACGTCCCGCTGGACTACGAGGGCGTCGCGGGTGCCGGCTCGATGCTGGGCACGCGCGCGCTGCAGATCTTCGACGAGACGGTCTCGGTCGTCCGCGCGATCACGCGCTGGATCGACTTCTACAAGCACGAGTCCTGCGGCAAGTGCACGCCCTGTCGTGAGGGCACGTTCTGGCTGCAGCAGATCATGCACCGCCTGGAGGCGGGCCGCGGGACGCCCGAGGACCTGCAGTCGCTGTCCGACATCGCGGGCAACATCCTCGGCCGCAGCTTCTGCGCGCTGGGCGACGCCGCCGCCACTCCGATCCAGAGCGGACTGAAGTACTTCCGCGACGAGTTCGAGGCGGGCTGCCACACGCCCGCGCGCGAGCTGTTCCCCTACGGCCGCTCCGCGCTGCACGCACCTGCCCACGAGGAGGTCCCGGTATGA
- the nuoE gene encoding NADH-quinone oxidoreductase subunit NuoE, giving the protein MTIESTSQPVTVGSLYPDDVAERLRADAAVILARYPQERSALLPLLHLIQSVDSFVSPRGIAFCAETLGLSRAEVSAVATFYSQYKRKPNGAYTVGVCTNTLCAVMGGDDVYDAVSEHLGVGNDETTDDGLVTLERLECNAACDYAPVVMVNWEFFDDVTPQRAIDLVDRLRAGERVEASRGPVVQDFRAVSRVLAGFEDGLADDGPAAGHATLTGLQISREHDWRAPAYPGDTTGTADSADTAEADPTDEATADAVGHGDGDTGLEDVGEVQSSSEHDAATPSEDEVGERPDEPAEDSGDQSAAEGSDTSHDAKGTDR; this is encoded by the coding sequence ATGACGATCGAATCCACGTCGCAGCCCGTCACCGTGGGGTCGCTGTATCCCGACGACGTCGCGGAGCGGCTGCGCGCCGACGCCGCCGTGATCCTGGCGCGCTACCCGCAGGAGCGCTCGGCGCTGCTGCCGCTGCTCCACCTCATCCAGTCGGTGGACTCCTTCGTCTCGCCCCGTGGCATCGCGTTCTGCGCGGAGACGCTCGGGCTCTCGCGGGCGGAGGTCTCCGCCGTCGCGACCTTCTACAGCCAGTACAAGCGCAAGCCGAACGGCGCCTACACCGTCGGGGTCTGCACCAACACCCTGTGCGCGGTCATGGGTGGTGACGACGTCTACGACGCCGTGAGCGAGCACCTCGGCGTCGGGAACGACGAGACGACCGACGACGGCCTCGTCACCCTCGAGCGGCTCGAGTGCAACGCGGCCTGCGACTACGCCCCGGTCGTGATGGTCAACTGGGAGTTCTTCGACGACGTGACGCCGCAGCGTGCGATCGACCTGGTCGACCGGCTGCGCGCGGGGGAGCGGGTCGAGGCCTCGCGCGGGCCCGTGGTGCAGGACTTCCGCGCCGTCTCCCGCGTGCTGGCGGGGTTCGAGGACGGGCTGGCGGACGACGGCCCCGCCGCCGGCCACGCCACGCTCACGGGCCTGCAGATCTCCCGCGAGCACGACTGGCGCGCACCGGCCTACCCGGGTGACACGACCGGCACGGCCGACTCTGCCGACACGGCCGAGGCCGACCCCACGGACGAGGCCACGGCCGACGCCGTCGGCCACGGCGACGGCGACACGGGTCTGGAGGACGTCGGCGAGGTCCAGTCCTCCTCCGAGCACGACGCCGCGACGCCGTCGGAGGACGAGGTCGGCGAGCGACCGGACGAGCCGGCGGAGGACAGCGGCGACCAGAGCGCCGCCGAGGGCTCCGACACGAGCCACGACGCGAAGGGCACGGACCGATGA
- a CDS encoding NADH-quinone oxidoreductase subunit D yields MSTTGFDSDVDSDSGPDEAAPGATFTANGGDWTAIAEEAARLGEERIVVNMGPQHPSTHGVLRLILEIDGETVREARVGIGYLHTGIEKNMEYRTWTQGVTFCTRMDYVAPFFQEVGYCLGVEKLLGIEAPERATLVRVLLMELQRAASHLVAIATGGNELGATTIMIEGFQAREEILKIFELVSGLRMNHAYIRPGGLAQDVPPGTTQAIRDMLPRFRKHVKHLHMLMDANPIFAGRAKGVGHLPLATALSLGVTGPILRSAGLPFDLRKDDPYCGYETYDFDVPTSTDADAFARVMLRFDEIDESLKIVAQVVERLEKQDRDGASHPVMVDDPSIAWPAQLAIGPDGQGNSAAHIREIMGQSMESLIHHFKLVTEGFRVPAGQVYQQIEHAKGVLGVHLVSDGATRPYRAHFRDPSFTNLQSLAAMCEGGQIADVVVAVASIDPVLGGVDR; encoded by the coding sequence GTGAGCACCACGGGATTCGACAGCGACGTCGACAGCGACTCCGGACCCGACGAGGCCGCCCCCGGCGCGACCTTCACCGCCAACGGCGGCGACTGGACCGCGATCGCGGAGGAGGCGGCCCGCCTCGGCGAGGAGCGGATCGTCGTCAACATGGGGCCGCAGCACCCCTCCACGCACGGCGTGCTGCGCCTCATCCTCGAGATCGACGGCGAGACGGTGCGCGAGGCCCGGGTGGGGATCGGCTACCTCCACACGGGCATCGAGAAGAACATGGAGTACCGCACCTGGACCCAGGGCGTGACGTTCTGCACCCGCATGGACTACGTCGCCCCGTTCTTCCAGGAGGTCGGGTACTGCCTCGGCGTGGAGAAGCTGCTCGGCATCGAGGCGCCCGAGCGCGCCACGCTCGTGCGCGTGCTGCTCATGGAGCTGCAGCGCGCGGCGTCGCACCTCGTGGCGATCGCGACCGGTGGCAACGAGCTCGGCGCCACCACGATCATGATCGAGGGCTTCCAGGCGCGCGAGGAGATCCTCAAGATCTTCGAGCTCGTCTCGGGGCTGCGCATGAACCACGCCTACATCCGCCCCGGCGGGCTGGCGCAGGACGTCCCGCCGGGCACGACGCAGGCGATCCGCGACATGCTGCCGCGCTTCCGCAAGCACGTGAAGCACCTGCACATGCTGATGGACGCCAACCCGATCTTCGCCGGCCGCGCCAAGGGCGTCGGGCACCTCCCGCTCGCGACGGCGCTGTCCCTCGGCGTCACGGGGCCGATCCTGCGCTCGGCCGGGCTGCCGTTCGACCTGCGCAAGGACGACCCGTACTGCGGCTACGAGACCTACGACTTCGACGTCCCCACCTCCACCGACGCCGACGCGTTCGCCCGCGTGATGCTCCGCTTCGACGAGATCGACGAGTCGCTGAAGATCGTCGCGCAGGTCGTGGAGCGCCTGGAGAAGCAGGATCGCGACGGCGCGAGCCACCCCGTGATGGTCGACGACCCCTCCATCGCATGGCCGGCGCAGCTCGCGATCGGCCCGGACGGCCAGGGCAACTCCGCGGCGCACATCCGCGAGATCATGGGGCAGTCGATGGAGTCGCTCATCCACCACTTCAAGCTGGTGACCGAGGGCTTCCGGGTGCCGGCCGGCCAGGTCTACCAGCAGATCGAGCACGCCAAGGGCGTGCTGGGCGTCCACCTCGTCTCCGACGGCGCGACCCGCCCCTACCGCGCGCACTTCCGCGACCCGTCGTTCACCAACCTGCAGTCCCTGGCCGCGATGTGCGAGGGCGGGCAGATCGCCGACGTCGTCGTCGCCGTCGCCTCCATCGACCCCGTCCTGGGAGGGGTGGACCGATGA
- a CDS encoding NADH-quinone oxidoreductase subunit C has protein sequence MTTPDVPEGPAGGRQAGADLGLTPVSRDGQSLGDLVAKRQGLFGDDGAGDTSGFGGLRTAVVLGVPSERPYGGWFDDGVDLLGEALADAGVAFEDAVAKVVVDRGQLTIEVRREHIVTVCRLLRDEQDLRFELCLGVNGVHYPSDVGRELHVVYPLRSITHSPRTLCLEVVVGDDDPHVPSTTSVYPTNDWHEREVWDFFGIVFDGHPALARIAMPDDWVGHPQRKDYPLGGIPVEYKGATIPPADERRSYR, from the coding sequence GTGACGACCCCTGACGTGCCGGAGGGCCCCGCGGGCGGCCGCCAGGCGGGCGCCGATCTCGGTCTCACCCCGGTCTCGCGCGACGGTCAGAGCCTCGGCGACCTCGTCGCGAAGCGCCAGGGCCTGTTCGGGGACGACGGCGCCGGCGACACCTCCGGCTTCGGCGGGCTGCGCACCGCCGTCGTGCTCGGGGTCCCGAGCGAGCGTCCCTACGGCGGCTGGTTCGACGACGGCGTCGACCTCCTGGGCGAGGCGCTCGCCGACGCGGGGGTCGCGTTCGAGGACGCCGTCGCCAAGGTCGTGGTCGACCGCGGCCAGCTGACGATCGAGGTCCGCCGCGAGCACATCGTCACCGTGTGCCGCCTGCTGCGCGACGAGCAGGACCTCCGCTTCGAGCTGTGCCTCGGTGTCAACGGCGTGCACTACCCGAGCGACGTCGGCCGCGAGCTGCACGTGGTCTACCCGCTGCGCTCGATCACGCACTCCCCGCGCACGCTGTGCCTCGAGGTCGTCGTGGGAGACGACGACCCGCACGTCCCCTCCACCACGAGCGTCTACCCGACCAACGACTGGCACGAGCGCGAGGTCTGGGACTTCTTCGGGATCGTGTTCGACGGGCACCCCGCCCTGGCGCGCATCGCGATGCCGGACGACTGGGTCGGCCACCCGCAGCGCAAGGACTACCCCCTGGGCGGCATCCCCGTGGAGTACAAGGGCGCCACCATCCCCCCGGCCGACGAGCGGAGGTCCTACCGGTGA
- a CDS encoding NADH-quinone oxidoreductase subunit B: protein MAGIEEKAPGFALGTISDLVGLARKASMWPVTMGLACCAIEMMATGGARFDISRFGMEVFRASPRHADVMIVSGRLSQKMAPVVRQVYDQMTGPKWVISMGACASSGGMFNNYAIVQGCDHIVPVDIYLPGCPPRPEMLLHAIIELHEQVKNTPLGLNRVEAARAAEAAALAAVPTHAQKGLLA from the coding sequence GTGGCCGGTATCGAGGAGAAGGCGCCGGGCTTCGCGCTCGGCACGATCAGCGATCTCGTGGGCCTGGCGCGCAAGGCGTCGATGTGGCCCGTGACGATGGGCCTGGCCTGCTGCGCCATCGAGATGATGGCCACGGGCGGGGCGCGGTTCGACATCTCGCGCTTCGGCATGGAGGTCTTCCGTGCCTCCCCGCGGCACGCCGACGTCATGATCGTCTCGGGCCGGCTCTCGCAGAAGATGGCCCCCGTCGTCCGTCAGGTCTACGACCAGATGACGGGCCCGAAGTGGGTCATCTCGATGGGCGCCTGCGCGTCCTCGGGCGGCATGTTCAACAACTACGCGATCGTCCAGGGCTGCGACCACATCGTGCCCGTGGACATCTACCTCCCCGGTTGCCCGCCGCGGCCCGAGATGCTGCTGCACGCGATCATCGAGCTGCACGAGCAGGTGAAGAACACCCCGCTCGGCCTGAACCGGGTCGAGGCGGCACGTGCGGCCGAGGCCGCGGCGCTCGCGGCGGTGCCGACGCACGCGCAGAAGGGGCTGCTCGCGTGA
- a CDS encoding demethylmenaquinone methyltransferase — protein sequence MVRAELDKDPADVAGMFDDVAGRYDLTNDVLSLGMDRLWRHATVRAVDARPGERLLDLAAGTGTSTAAFADRGVDAVACDFSTGMVFEGKRRRPDLEFVAGDATRLPFADATFDVVTISFGLRNVNPTLEGLREMRRVVRPGGRLVVCEFSTPPLKAFGALYRFYLRNVLTPISRAVSSNPEAYDYLEESILDWPDQAGVAAMLHQAGWRSVSYRNLTGGIVALHRATAP from the coding sequence ATGGTGCGCGCTGAGCTCGACAAGGACCCCGCCGACGTCGCCGGGATGTTCGATGACGTCGCCGGCCGCTACGACCTCACCAACGACGTGCTCTCCCTCGGGATGGACCGGCTGTGGCGGCACGCGACGGTGCGGGCGGTCGACGCGCGGCCCGGCGAGCGGCTGCTCGACCTGGCCGCCGGCACGGGAACCTCGACGGCGGCGTTCGCCGACCGGGGCGTGGACGCCGTGGCGTGCGACTTCTCCACCGGCATGGTGTTCGAGGGCAAGCGGCGCCGTCCGGACCTCGAGTTCGTCGCGGGTGACGCGACGCGGCTGCCGTTCGCGGACGCGACCTTCGACGTCGTGACCATCTCGTTCGGGCTGCGCAACGTGAACCCGACGCTCGAGGGGCTGCGCGAGATGCGCCGCGTGGTGCGGCCCGGCGGGCGGCTCGTGGTGTGCGAGTTCTCGACGCCGCCGCTGAAGGCGTTCGGGGCGCTGTACCGGTTCTACCTCCGCAACGTCCTGACCCCGATCTCGCGCGCGGTCAGCTCCAACCCCGAGGCCTACGACTACCTCGAGGAGTCGATCCTCGACTGGCCCGACCAGGCAGGTGTGGCGGCGATGCTGCACCAGGCCGGATGGCGCTCGGTCTCCTACCGCAACCTCACGGGCGGGATCGTCGCGCTCCACCGCGCCACCGCGCCCTGA
- a CDS encoding isochorismate synthase — translation MADAVARIRAGEAAKVVLARDAWATSRTPLDVRALATRFADAYPTTWTFVVDGLVGATPEMLIRRERRLVASRVLAGTIRRTGDDERDLAHAAALARSSKDLEEHELAVASLANALAPFVESANVPEVPSVLHLPNVMHLATDVTAVLQRGVDGARPSSLRLAAALHPTAAVGGTPTAAAVALVREIEGMDRGRYAGPVGWIGAEGDGEWCIALRCGALDPADPRRIRLFAGAGIVAASDPGAELDETEAKLEPVRQALIG, via the coding sequence GTGGCGGACGCCGTCGCGCGCATCCGGGCCGGCGAGGCGGCGAAGGTGGTGCTCGCGCGCGACGCGTGGGCGACGTCGCGCACCCCGCTCGACGTGCGGGCGCTCGCGACCCGCTTCGCCGACGCCTACCCCACGACCTGGACGTTCGTCGTCGACGGCCTCGTGGGCGCGACGCCCGAGATGCTGATCCGGCGCGAGCGCCGCCTCGTCGCCTCGCGCGTGCTCGCGGGGACGATCCGGCGCACGGGCGACGACGAGCGCGACCTCGCGCACGCCGCCGCCCTCGCGCGGTCCTCGAAGGACCTGGAGGAGCACGAGCTGGCCGTCGCCTCGCTCGCGAACGCGCTCGCGCCGTTCGTCGAGAGCGCGAACGTGCCTGAGGTCCCGAGCGTGCTCCACCTGCCCAACGTCATGCACCTGGCCACGGACGTGACCGCGGTGCTGCAGCGCGGGGTCGACGGCGCGCGCCCCTCCTCCCTGCGGCTCGCCGCCGCGCTCCACCCGACGGCGGCGGTCGGCGGCACCCCCACGGCCGCGGCCGTGGCGCTCGTGCGCGAGATCGAGGGGATGGACCGCGGTCGCTACGCCGGTCCGGTCGGGTGGATCGGGGCGGAGGGCGACGGCGAGTGGTGCATCGCGCTGCGCTGCGGCGCGCTCGACCCGGCCGACCCGCGACGGATCCGGCTGTTCGCCGGCGCGGGGATCGTCGCGGCCTCGGACCCCGGGGCCGAGCTGGACGAGACCGAGGCGAAGCTGGAGCCGGTGCGCCAGGCGCTGATCGGCTGA
- a CDS encoding DUF2277 domain-containing protein, which produces MCRNVTLLRGLEPPATDDEVEAAARQYVRKVSGITHPSRVTAEAFEHAVAAITVLTRKLLEELPERQKPATVLPPLRRPEVQARIAAREAARAASATG; this is translated from the coding sequence ATGTGCCGAAACGTGACGCTCCTGCGGGGGCTCGAGCCGCCCGCCACCGACGACGAGGTCGAGGCCGCCGCGCGCCAGTACGTGCGCAAGGTCTCCGGCATCACCCACCCCTCGAGGGTGACCGCCGAGGCGTTCGAGCACGCCGTCGCGGCGATCACCGTGCTGACCCGCAAGCTGCTCGAGGAGCTGCCCGAGCGGCAGAAGCCCGCCACGGTGCTGCCCCCGCTCCGGCGTCCCGAGGTGCAGGCCCGCATCGCCGCCCGTGAGGCCGCGCGCGCAGCGTCGGCGACCGGCTGA